Proteins encoded within one genomic window of Candidatus Zixiibacteriota bacterium:
- a CDS encoding HAMP domain-containing sensor histidine kinase — protein sequence MVLSKKAVVTIVVLLVVALAGLLTIQAILLDHAYRSEQQAFQRNAQAALGAAVGRLEAIDVARSAINVFGNSSDSSYLSIMMLTGDFEEVDSMQHVECSVTTMTGNNYAYASAYAVESPKEKNIIKVINTDSLVDTIKLNTSSVSLLNILGNAPQGSGPGDSQRVSIDWNKRRISADMESDSSEVPYMLRIVQQLVTGKPLPIKERLNVPLVDSIIDISLAEAEIDQPYQFAVVKHAGDSVVMAKSDDTSEWLPAAFRARLFPNDLFPEIFDLVLNFPRQQSYLWWRLAPMLVLSGLFSLVIGLSFFYTVRVIFEQRRGAALMIDFVNNLTHEFKTPISTVALACEAIERDDVAGDSERVRRFSSMIMHENRRMRHQTEKILQLATIEKGDWELKGDAVAINPLIARAVESYELLIKQKGGMITVDLEATDPEVAGDEVHLANAVHNLIDNAVKYSPEAPKIDVRSFDHFNGVQVEIEDHGIGIASEDQKRVFEKYFRVPSGNVHDVKGFGLGLSYVKMIIERHGGTISLKSALGDGTKVSVWLPTIKEKRSDRHG from the coding sequence ATGGTACTTAGCAAAAAAGCCGTTGTTACGATTGTCGTCCTGTTGGTGGTAGCCCTGGCCGGGCTGCTGACTATCCAGGCGATTTTACTCGATCATGCCTATCGTTCGGAGCAACAGGCGTTTCAGCGAAACGCACAGGCGGCGCTCGGGGCCGCGGTCGGTCGTCTGGAAGCGATCGATGTAGCACGGTCGGCGATAAATGTCTTCGGTAATTCCTCCGATTCGAGCTATCTGAGTATAATGATGCTGACCGGCGATTTCGAAGAAGTCGACAGCATGCAACATGTCGAATGCAGCGTCACGACCATGACCGGTAACAATTATGCGTATGCCAGCGCTTATGCGGTAGAATCTCCCAAAGAAAAAAACATAATAAAAGTAATAAACACCGACTCACTGGTAGATACAATCAAACTCAATACGTCCAGTGTCTCGCTCCTGAATATACTCGGTAACGCCCCTCAGGGATCAGGTCCGGGCGATTCACAAAGAGTTTCCATCGACTGGAATAAACGCCGCATTAGCGCAGATATGGAATCGGACAGCAGTGAAGTGCCTTATATGCTTCGGATCGTACAGCAACTGGTAACCGGTAAACCGCTGCCGATAAAGGAACGCCTCAATGTGCCTTTGGTGGATTCGATTATCGATATCAGTCTGGCCGAAGCGGAAATTGACCAGCCTTATCAGTTTGCCGTCGTAAAACATGCCGGTGATTCCGTCGTTATGGCGAAATCGGACGATACTTCGGAATGGCTTCCGGCAGCTTTCCGGGCTCGTCTTTTCCCTAATGATCTGTTTCCTGAGATATTCGACCTCGTCCTGAATTTCCCCAGGCAACAGTCTTATCTCTGGTGGCGTCTTGCTCCCATGCTGGTTTTGTCCGGGCTCTTTTCGCTGGTTATCGGGTTGTCGTTTTTCTATACCGTCCGTGTGATTTTTGAGCAACGCCGCGGAGCCGCTCTCATGATCGATTTCGTCAACAATCTGACGCACGAATTCAAAACGCCGATATCGACCGTGGCCCTGGCCTGCGAAGCGATTGAGCGTGACGATGTAGCCGGCGATTCCGAACGAGTGCGCCGCTTTTCTTCGATGATAATGCATGAAAACCGTCGTATGAGACACCAGACCGAGAAGATTCTCCAACTGGCCACCATCGAAAAAGGAGACTGGGAACTCAAGGGAGACGCCGTGGCGATCAATCCGCTGATCGCTCGCGCCGTAGAATCCTACGAACTGTTGATTAAACAGAAGGGGGGGATGATTACCGTTGATCTTGAAGCGACTGATCCTGAGGTTGCAGGAGACGAGGTACACCTTGCGAATGCCGTCCACAACCTGATCGACAATGCCGTTAAATACTCCCCCGAAGCACCGAAAATCGATGTGCGTTCGTTCGATCACTTCAACGGGGTACAGGTCGAAATAGAAGATCATGGAATCGGGATTGCCTCCGAAGATCAAAAACGGGTGTTCGAAAAATACTTCCGGGTTCCGTCGGGTAATGTCCATGATGTCAAGGGATTCGGGCTTGGTCTCAGTTATGTCAAGATGATCATCGAACGTCATGGCGGAACCATTTCTCTGAAAAGCGCGCTGGGAGACGGAACGAAGGTATCGGTCTGGCTGCCGACGATCAAAGAAAAACGGAGTGACCGGCATGGCTGA
- a CDS encoding PDZ domain-containing protein: MARNNSLSVVLVIVAAVLCLIAGSVGAQVKGMKTITISDPGQTAMIPEMAALLLVKDSILEVIKINPPDQRPEKYQDVDLQKGDQIIMANGKRIHDGVELTTLLDGLQPGEMIKLGIKRNGQMRMVSFEKGAPEDLPQQVMVMTMSTDSSGAVSQNIQVMGNSDSKAEVITELGLLLVQKDKSVKVADLMSEINGIADSLPVQEGDIIKTISGKEVSSLEIFKTEFGKIKTGEEIALDIQRGDQVIKAVIIHP; the protein is encoded by the coding sequence ATGGCCCGCAATAACTCTCTGTCGGTTGTTCTGGTGATTGTTGCCGCTGTGCTTTGTCTCATCGCCGGCTCAGTCGGCGCCCAGGTCAAAGGAATGAAAACCATAACCATCAGCGATCCCGGCCAGACTGCCATGATTCCGGAGATGGCCGCTCTTCTCCTTGTCAAGGACAGTATCCTCGAAGTCATCAAAATCAATCCCCCGGATCAGCGCCCTGAAAAATACCAGGACGTCGATCTGCAAAAGGGCGATCAGATAATCATGGCCAACGGTAAACGCATCCACGACGGCGTCGAATTGACGACCCTGTTGGATGGCCTGCAACCGGGTGAAATGATTAAGTTGGGGATTAAACGAAATGGTCAGATGCGCATGGTTAGCTTTGAGAAAGGAGCTCCCGAAGACCTCCCACAACAAGTCATGGTGATGACCATGTCAACCGACAGCAGCGGAGCCGTCTCACAGAACATCCAGGTGATGGGAAACTCCGATAGTAAGGCCGAAGTGATCACCGAACTCGGGCTTCTACTTGTCCAGAAGGATAAGAGCGTCAAGGTGGCCGATTTGATGTCGGAGATAAACGGAATAGCGGACAGCTTGCCGGTACAAGAGGGAGATATAATAAAAACCATATCGGGCAAAGAAGTCTCCAGCCTTGAGATATTCAAAACCGAATTCGGAAAAATCAAGACCGGCGAGGAAATAGCTCTGGATATCCAGC